One genomic window of Bradyrhizobium sp. B124 includes the following:
- a CDS encoding carboxyl transferase domain-containing protein has translation MPLHSTIDPTSSEFARNADVMRSLVAELRDKLKQVAGGGGETSRKRHTSRGKMLARDRVDLLVDPGTAFLELSPLAANGLYGGDVHSASVITGVGRIAGRECIIVANDATIKGGTYYPLTVKKHLRAQDIARQNNLPCVYMVDSGGAFLPLQDEIFPDERHFGRIFYNQAQMSSQGIPQIAIVMGSCTAGGAYVPAMSDESIIVRNQGTIFLGGPPLVKAATGEVVTAEELGGADVHSRQSGVTDHYAQNDAHAIGIARRIVGTLKQPAKAPLNMKAPQEPLFPAEEIYGVVSADGRKPFDVHDIIARIVDGSEFDEFKKLYGTTLICGFAHIWGYPVGIIANNGILFSESSLKGAHFIELCCQRGIPLVFLQNITGFMVGKKYEAGGIARDGAKLVTAVATAGVPKFTVVIGGSYGAGNYGMCGRAYSPRFLWLWPNARISVMGGEQASMVLSQVRRDGIEAKGESWSAEEEDKFREPIRAQYEKQGNPYYATARLWDDGVIDPADTRLVLGLGLSAAANAPIEPTKFGLFRM, from the coding sequence ATGCCGCTTCATTCGACGATCGATCCCACATCCTCTGAATTCGCCCGCAACGCCGATGTGATGCGCAGCCTGGTCGCGGAGCTCCGGGACAAGCTCAAGCAGGTTGCCGGCGGCGGGGGCGAGACCTCGCGCAAGCGGCACACCTCGCGCGGCAAGATGCTGGCGCGCGATCGCGTCGATCTGCTGGTCGATCCCGGCACCGCATTCCTCGAGCTGTCGCCGCTCGCCGCCAACGGGCTCTACGGCGGTGACGTCCATTCGGCCAGCGTCATCACCGGCGTCGGACGCATCGCGGGACGCGAATGCATCATCGTCGCCAACGACGCCACCATCAAGGGCGGCACCTACTACCCGCTGACGGTGAAGAAGCATCTGCGCGCGCAGGACATCGCGCGGCAGAACAATCTGCCCTGCGTCTACATGGTGGATTCCGGCGGCGCCTTCCTGCCGCTGCAGGACGAGATCTTTCCCGACGAGCGGCATTTCGGCCGCATCTTCTACAATCAGGCGCAGATGTCGTCGCAGGGCATCCCGCAGATCGCCATCGTGATGGGCTCCTGTACCGCGGGCGGCGCCTATGTGCCTGCGATGTCGGACGAGAGCATCATCGTGCGCAACCAGGGCACGATCTTCCTCGGCGGACCGCCGCTGGTGAAGGCCGCGACCGGCGAGGTCGTCACCGCTGAAGAGCTCGGCGGCGCCGACGTCCACTCCCGGCAGTCGGGTGTGACCGATCACTACGCGCAGAACGATGCGCACGCGATCGGGATCGCGCGGCGCATCGTCGGCACGCTGAAGCAGCCGGCGAAGGCGCCGCTCAACATGAAGGCGCCGCAGGAGCCGCTGTTTCCCGCCGAGGAGATCTACGGCGTGGTCTCCGCCGACGGCCGCAAGCCGTTCGACGTGCATGACATCATCGCGCGGATCGTCGACGGCTCCGAATTCGACGAGTTCAAGAAGCTGTACGGCACCACGCTGATCTGCGGCTTCGCCCATATCTGGGGCTATCCGGTCGGCATCATCGCCAACAACGGCATCCTGTTCAGCGAGAGCTCGCTGAAGGGCGCGCATTTCATCGAGCTGTGCTGCCAGCGCGGCATTCCCCTGGTGTTCCTGCAGAACATCACCGGCTTCATGGTCGGCAAGAAGTACGAGGCCGGCGGCATCGCGCGCGACGGCGCCAAGCTGGTGACCGCGGTTGCGACCGCCGGCGTGCCGAAATTCACCGTCGTGATCGGCGGCTCCTACGGCGCCGGCAATTACGGCATGTGCGGCCGCGCCTACAGCCCGCGCTTCCTCTGGCTGTGGCCGAACGCCCGCATCTCGGTGATGGGCGGTGAGCAGGCCTCGATGGTGCTGAGCCAGGTGCGGCGCGACGGCATCGAAGCCAAGGGCGAGAGCTGGTCGGCGGAAGAGGAAGACAAATTCCGCGAGCCGATCCGCGCGCAATACGAGAAGCAGGGCAATCCCTATTACGCGACGGCGCGGCTCTGGGACGACGGCGTGATCGATCCCGCCGATACCCGCCTGGTGCTCGGGCTCGGCCTGTCGGCCGCGGCCAATGCGCCGATCGAGCCGACGAAGTTCGGCCTGTTCAGGATGTGA
- a CDS encoding diguanylate cyclase — translation MLALRAALDHIPVGILLLDAQLKALFINRAFRNMWQLPDAVADRNPSFTDLMHHGCKTMAYELPAEQLKAYVAERVRLVSAGDANPIDLRRSSGDVVRCQCTPLPDGGRMVSYTPVTDIVRASDKLKVLTGALENVEDGVVLLDRDLNVIFLNRRMREFWEVSEEEIARHPAYVTLLTRGRRAVPSGSTPEQIKAFPAKRIAEIKAGDHKRDVQTPDGRNIRIHCSTMANGGRMLTFVDVTDLVGNARQLEVLATTDPLTGLFNRRQFLTTLDAEWSRFQRYYRSVSVLMVDIDYFKSINDRLGHAAGDEAIKAVAEICIRGKRKSDVVGRVGGEEFAVLLPETTLSRARTVAERIRKRAEGLALAADGHPVRLTVSIGVAEALTSMPGIDALMKAADAALYQAKEHGRNRVECWVPPAPPKLAAE, via the coding sequence ATGCTGGCGCTGCGCGCAGCGCTCGATCATATCCCGGTCGGCATCCTGCTCTTGGACGCGCAGCTGAAAGCCCTGTTCATCAACCGCGCGTTCCGGAACATGTGGCAGCTTCCGGACGCGGTGGCCGACCGCAATCCCAGCTTCACCGATCTGATGCATCACGGATGCAAGACCATGGCCTATGAGCTGCCGGCTGAGCAGCTTAAAGCCTATGTTGCCGAACGCGTGCGCCTCGTGAGCGCCGGGGATGCAAATCCGATCGATCTCAGGCGCAGCAGTGGCGATGTGGTTCGGTGTCAGTGCACGCCGCTGCCCGACGGCGGTCGGATGGTGAGCTACACGCCCGTGACCGACATCGTGCGCGCGTCGGACAAGTTGAAGGTGCTGACCGGCGCCCTCGAGAACGTGGAGGACGGCGTCGTCCTGCTCGATCGCGATCTCAATGTGATTTTCCTCAACCGGAGAATGCGGGAATTCTGGGAGGTGAGTGAGGAGGAGATTGCGCGGCATCCGGCATACGTCACGCTTCTCACGCGCGGCCGCCGGGCAGTCCCAAGCGGCTCGACCCCGGAGCAAATCAAAGCCTTTCCGGCGAAGCGGATCGCGGAGATCAAGGCGGGCGATCACAAGCGCGACGTCCAGACGCCTGATGGCCGCAACATCAGGATCCATTGCTCAACGATGGCAAACGGCGGCCGGATGCTGACCTTTGTCGACGTGACCGATCTCGTTGGTAATGCGCGACAGCTCGAGGTGCTCGCGACCACCGATCCGCTCACCGGACTGTTCAACCGCAGGCAGTTCCTGACGACGCTGGACGCGGAGTGGAGCCGGTTCCAGCGCTACTATCGCTCCGTCTCCGTGTTGATGGTCGATATCGACTACTTCAAGAGCATCAATGACCGGCTCGGTCATGCGGCCGGCGACGAGGCCATCAAGGCCGTTGCCGAGATCTGCATTCGCGGTAAACGCAAGTCCGACGTCGTCGGACGTGTCGGAGGCGAGGAGTTCGCGGTTCTGCTGCCGGAAACGACATTGTCGCGCGCCCGGACCGTCGCCGAGCGCATTCGCAAGAGGGCGGAAGGGTTGGCATTGGCGGCGGATGGTCATCCGGTGCGACTGACAGTGAGCATCGGCGTTGCCGAGGCCCTTACCAGCATGCCCGGGATAGACGCGCTGATGAAGGCCGCCGATGCCGCGCTCTACCAGGCCAAGGAGCACGGCCGGAATCGCGTCGAGTGCTGGGTGCCTCCGGCGCCACCGAAGCTGGCGGCCGAGTAG
- a CDS encoding acetyl/propionyl/methylcrotonyl-CoA carboxylase subunit alpha, whose product MDRSKLYRRFRTLLIANRGEIACRVIRSARAMGLRTVAVYSEADRDAMHVALADEAVLLGPARARDSYLNTEHVIAAARAIGAEAVHPGYGFLSENAEFAQACLDAGLVFVGPTAAMMTAMGSKSGSKALMEKAGVPLVPGYHGEAQDEAILAEAANRIGFPVLVKASAGGGGRGMRVVNSAGELSAAITSAKREAKAAFGDDRMLIEKYVQNPRHIEVQIIGDSHGNLLSLWERECTLQRRHQKVIEEAPSPTLNAAQRETVCEAARKAAGAVNYVGAGTIEFVSDGKDVFFIEMNTRLQVEHPVTELITGVDLVEWQLRVAFGEALPLKQDEIKLNGHAIEARVYAENPQKNFMPSVGRIKTWCTPPEGDGLRIDAGYRSGDNVSPYYDAMLAKVIAWAPTREGAIEKLNRGLEQTDVRGIVTNIPFLSALVTHPDVRANAIDTGFIERELKNLTSGTGAAGEFELCAAVAAIVQDEQKAARSEANSPWQAFGWMPVGRRQRVFSFRQGHEAAQTVTLYYGNGPSTLFVSGREVAFAISSAGDDGFDLTLRGVKSRVASVIEGHELYLRTRNGRFDLHWVDPFGGESEEQVGEDKIVAPLPGTVVALLAEEGATLEKGAPILTLEVMKMEQTLRAPYAGVLKKLKCKVGDIVGEGVELAEVEPAAAS is encoded by the coding sequence ATGGACCGCTCAAAACTCTACCGGCGCTTCCGCACGCTTCTGATCGCCAACCGCGGCGAGATCGCCTGCCGCGTCATCCGCTCGGCGCGCGCGATGGGGTTGCGCACCGTCGCGGTCTATTCCGAGGCCGATCGCGACGCGATGCATGTCGCGCTTGCCGACGAGGCGGTACTGCTCGGGCCGGCACGGGCGCGCGACAGCTATCTCAACACCGAGCACGTCATCGCAGCCGCTCGCGCGATCGGCGCGGAAGCGGTGCATCCCGGCTACGGCTTCCTGTCGGAGAACGCCGAATTCGCACAAGCCTGCCTTGATGCTGGCCTGGTGTTCGTCGGTCCGACCGCGGCGATGATGACCGCGATGGGCTCGAAATCCGGCTCGAAGGCGTTGATGGAGAAGGCCGGCGTGCCGTTGGTGCCCGGCTATCACGGCGAGGCGCAGGACGAGGCGATCCTGGCGGAGGCCGCCAACCGGATCGGCTTCCCGGTGCTGGTGAAAGCGTCGGCCGGCGGCGGCGGCCGCGGCATGCGCGTGGTCAATTCGGCGGGCGAGCTGTCGGCCGCGATCACAAGCGCCAAGCGCGAAGCCAAGGCGGCGTTCGGCGACGACCGCATGCTGATCGAGAAATACGTGCAGAACCCGCGCCACATCGAGGTGCAGATCATCGGCGACAGCCACGGCAATCTGCTTTCGCTGTGGGAGCGCGAATGCACGCTGCAACGCCGGCACCAGAAGGTGATCGAGGAGGCGCCGTCGCCCACGCTCAACGCCGCGCAGCGCGAGACCGTCTGCGAGGCCGCCCGCAAGGCGGCCGGCGCGGTCAATTATGTCGGCGCCGGCACCATCGAGTTCGTCTCCGACGGCAAGGATGTGTTCTTCATCGAGATGAACACGCGTTTGCAGGTCGAACATCCCGTCACCGAGCTGATCACCGGCGTCGATCTGGTCGAGTGGCAGCTGCGCGTTGCCTTCGGCGAGGCGCTGCCGCTGAAGCAGGACGAGATCAAGCTCAATGGCCACGCCATCGAGGCGCGCGTCTACGCGGAAAATCCGCAGAAGAACTTCATGCCTTCGGTCGGCCGCATCAAGACCTGGTGCACGCCGCCGGAAGGCGACGGCCTGCGCATCGACGCCGGCTATCGCAGCGGCGATAACGTCTCGCCGTACTACGACGCGATGCTTGCCAAGGTGATCGCCTGGGCGCCGACGCGCGAGGGCGCGATCGAGAAGCTCAATCGCGGGCTGGAACAAACCGACGTCCGCGGCATCGTCACCAACATCCCGTTCCTGTCGGCGCTGGTGACGCATCCGGACGTCAGGGCCAATGCGATCGATACCGGCTTCATCGAGCGCGAGCTGAAGAACCTGACATCAGGCACAGGCGCGGCCGGCGAGTTCGAGCTCTGCGCAGCGGTGGCAGCGATCGTGCAGGATGAACAGAAGGCCGCGCGAAGCGAGGCAAACTCGCCCTGGCAGGCGTTCGGCTGGATGCCGGTCGGCCGCCGCCAGCGGGTGTTTTCATTCCGGCAGGGCCACGAGGCCGCCCAGACCGTCACGCTGTACTATGGCAACGGACCATCGACGCTATTCGTCAGCGGGCGCGAGGTCGCCTTCGCGATCTCGTCAGCCGGCGATGATGGCTTCGACCTGACGCTCAGGGGGGTGAAGTCGCGCGTCGCATCGGTGATCGAGGGCCACGAGCTTTACCTGCGCACCCGCAACGGCCGTTTCGACCTGCACTGGGTTGATCCGTTCGGCGGCGAGAGCGAGGAGCAGGTCGGTGAGGACAAAATCGTGGCGCCTTTGCCGGGCACCGTGGTCGCGCTGCTGGCCGAGGAGGGCGCGACGCTGGAGAAGGGCGCGCCGATCCTCACCCTCGAAGTGATGAAGATGGAACAGACCCTGCGCGCGCCCTATGCCGGCGTGTTGAAGAAGCTCAAATGCAAGGTCGGCGACATCGTCGGCGAGGGCGTCGAGCTTGCTGAAGTCGAGCCCGCGGCCGCGTCATGA
- a CDS encoding hydroxymethylglutaryl-CoA lyase: MSDQIHIVEMGPRDGLQNEKTPVSVEARIAFVEALVAAGLKTVEVGAFVSPRAIPQMASSDQVLHGVSHIKDAEFHVLVPNEKGYDAARAAGAQVVSVFAAASEGFSRANINCSIAESIERFKPVLARAKADGVKVRGYISCVLGCPFDGEIKPKAVADLAMTLWDLGCYEISLGDTIGVGTPLKAKEMLRAVGAELPVGNLAMHFHDTYGQALANLYAGMEEGVRVIDAAAGGLGGCPYAPGATGNVATEDVVYMLEGMGVKTGIDMEKLLATTNEVAGLLGHPPVSRVASALNAKRKRLSGS, encoded by the coding sequence ATGAGCGATCAGATCCACATCGTCGAGATGGGACCGCGCGACGGCCTGCAGAACGAGAAGACGCCGGTCAGCGTCGAGGCGCGTATCGCCTTCGTCGAGGCACTGGTGGCGGCGGGGCTTAAAACCGTCGAGGTCGGCGCCTTCGTATCGCCCAGGGCGATCCCGCAGATGGCGAGCTCCGACCAGGTGCTGCACGGCGTCAGCCACATCAAGGACGCCGAATTCCACGTGCTGGTGCCGAACGAGAAGGGCTATGACGCCGCGCGCGCGGCCGGTGCGCAGGTCGTCTCGGTGTTCGCTGCGGCCTCCGAGGGCTTTTCGCGCGCCAACATCAATTGCTCGATCGCGGAGTCGATCGAGCGCTTCAAGCCGGTGCTGGCGCGCGCCAAGGCCGATGGCGTCAAGGTGCGCGGCTATATCTCCTGCGTGCTCGGTTGTCCGTTCGACGGCGAGATCAAGCCGAAGGCGGTCGCCGACCTCGCGATGACGCTGTGGGATCTCGGCTGCTACGAGATCTCGCTCGGCGACACCATCGGTGTCGGCACGCCGCTGAAGGCCAAGGAGATGCTGCGTGCGGTCGGCGCCGAGCTCCCGGTCGGCAACCTCGCGATGCACTTCCATGACACCTATGGTCAGGCGCTCGCCAATCTCTATGCCGGCATGGAGGAGGGCGTGCGCGTCATCGATGCCGCCGCCGGCGGCCTCGGCGGCTGCCCCTATGCGCCCGGCGCCACCGGCAACGTCGCGACCGAGGATGTCGTCTACATGCTCGAGGGCATGGGCGTGAAAACCGGTATCGATATGGAGAAGCTGCTGGCCACGACGAACGAGGTCGCCGGTTTGCTCGGCCATCCGCCGGTCAGCCGCGTCGCTTCGGCGCTGAACGCGAAACGCAAGCGGCTGAGCGGATCGTAG